One genomic window of Prosthecobacter algae includes the following:
- a CDS encoding PVC-type heme-binding CxxCH protein gives MKSLLLLALTSASLLQAETLITWKRVQLADQFYAEGANHADVNKDGHTDIISGPFWYEGPDWQKKHAFYEPKVFNIVGYSDNFFSYPQDFNGDGWLDILVLGFPGKEARLYLNPGQFKTDTPWSMHIVADVVDNESPVFTDITGDGKPEIVCSTGGRFGWFAPNWDKPTEKWPFVAVTGDMKVAKFTHGLGVGDVNGDGRMDLLEARRWWEAGDGPNWKQHNFAAGLGGGAQMFAYDFDGDGRNDVATALSAHRYGVAVFMNRAGNDGAQWDKRTLVGEQPWENDYGIVFSQPHAMALVDVDGDGVKDLVTGKRYWAHNGKGDPDEHGARVVYWFQTKRDGKGGVEFIPHLVDAESGVGTDVQVSDMNGDKLPDIVVGNKAGVYVLLQERREVSASVAQQMQPKKLYGPSGLAPQKDYKAGQPAAEALKNLQLPTGFKAELIAAEPEVVQPIAMTWDERGRLWVIEGNSYPKPRELGAGQDRILIFEDADGNGSFEKRTVFAEGISLASGIEIGFGGVWVGAAPYFMFIPDVDRDDKPDAMHAGYEANQTPKVPGLKFTAYALLDGWGSQDTHETLNSFIWGPDGWLYGCHGVFTHSKVGKVGTPDDQRVPLNAGVWRYHPVRHQFEVFAHGTSNPWGLDYDQHGEFFVTACVIPHLYHIVPGGRYHRQGGQHFNPHTYEDIKTIADHAHFAGSVKDNAHWGARKDGGIVADDTNQAGGGHAHCGLAIYQSNQFPAIYRNQLLFGNLHGHRLVNNYLDPKGSTYIGRHGSDFMRSNDMHFIPVTQKVGPDGSLYVSDWSDKQVCHRGSNAIEMWDRSNGRIYRISYREGGVGTLARIEKNGGEAAISNEVDKSSEGSRKAIRAPLNAAAREFNFPKAPFDLTKENFVTLTKLAVQTENEWFSRMARRVIMERVAGTSPFIAGEDFREAEQVLLSSGASTAESLRCIWGQAAFGSETTTGDYRGYLSHPNERTQVQAIRMVKEILLNNLVSPAGSPREVAEPYKTWYGSLRPLAQNSPSAIVRRELASLVIALPTDLSLKTELATALLQRAEDKEDPYIPLLIWYGIEPVVGADAKVGLELAKASKMPKVTEFIYRRVGAEEAGRKALLSIAAESADSAQREALLRTVVEAARAGNKVMLPNEWALMKRKLGESLLIAELEAFMGVEASVAVYRQKLSSQASLTEREAALRILMQVRDPQTAGLLHQVIQSGDKAILRRAIQALATLPHEGTPALLLAKFSSFDATAQNDAINTLTTTPAGARGLLLAVKDGKVSRSLLSPFLARQMDTLKDEQVKALIKEVWGDLNAPKADLEQRKVKFRTTLSPAALAKADAIKGKMIFTATCGTCHRLLGEGQDVGPDLTGSNRADLDYLLDNVLDPNAVIGKDYQLNVFELNDGRIASGVIKEETAAAYRVTLPGGIEQIVKKAEVKKRTLSPMSTMPEGLFDALPADMLLDLVKYLQSGATLASKGGSETALVTGAIEGENLKVEATDGSTRSQNMGAFKGGQWSGGKHLWWTGAKVASTLKITFQVAEAGKKKVYAVFTQAPDYAVVSFKVNGNSSALGPVDLYNPAVVNTAEQLIGEFEFKPGEQTLEVMIDGKNPAAKPALMFALDYLRVE, from the coding sequence ATGAAAAGTCTGCTTCTGCTCGCCCTCACCAGCGCCTCCCTGCTCCAGGCAGAGACCCTCATCACCTGGAAGCGCGTCCAGTTGGCCGACCAATTTTATGCCGAAGGGGCCAATCATGCGGACGTGAACAAGGATGGTCACACGGACATCATCAGCGGCCCCTTCTGGTATGAAGGGCCCGATTGGCAAAAGAAGCACGCTTTTTACGAGCCGAAAGTATTCAACATCGTTGGTTATTCCGACAACTTCTTCAGTTACCCGCAGGACTTCAATGGCGACGGCTGGTTGGACATCTTGGTCCTGGGTTTTCCCGGTAAGGAAGCCCGGCTGTATCTGAACCCTGGCCAGTTTAAAACCGACACGCCCTGGTCCATGCACATCGTGGCGGACGTGGTGGACAATGAGTCGCCCGTTTTCACCGACATCACCGGAGATGGCAAACCGGAGATTGTGTGCAGTACGGGCGGCCGTTTTGGTTGGTTCGCACCGAATTGGGACAAGCCCACGGAGAAGTGGCCTTTCGTCGCTGTGACGGGTGATATGAAGGTGGCCAAGTTCACCCATGGCCTAGGCGTGGGCGATGTGAATGGCGATGGCCGCATGGATCTGCTGGAGGCCCGCCGCTGGTGGGAGGCTGGTGATGGGCCTAACTGGAAGCAGCACAATTTTGCTGCCGGTCTGGGCGGTGGAGCGCAGATGTTTGCCTATGACTTCGATGGCGATGGCCGCAACGATGTGGCCACGGCTCTGTCTGCCCATCGTTACGGCGTGGCGGTTTTCATGAATCGCGCAGGCAATGACGGGGCGCAGTGGGACAAGCGCACGCTGGTGGGCGAGCAGCCCTGGGAGAATGATTACGGCATCGTCTTCAGCCAACCGCATGCCATGGCCCTGGTCGATGTGGATGGTGACGGCGTGAAGGATCTCGTCACGGGCAAACGCTACTGGGCGCACAATGGCAAAGGAGACCCGGACGAGCACGGCGCGCGCGTGGTCTATTGGTTCCAGACCAAGCGCGATGGCAAAGGCGGCGTGGAATTCATCCCACATCTGGTGGATGCCGAAAGCGGTGTGGGCACGGATGTGCAGGTGAGCGATATGAATGGCGACAAGCTCCCGGACATCGTGGTGGGCAACAAAGCCGGGGTGTATGTGCTGCTGCAAGAGCGCCGAGAAGTGAGTGCATCCGTCGCCCAGCAGATGCAGCCCAAAAAGCTCTATGGCCCCTCCGGCCTCGCCCCGCAGAAGGATTACAAAGCAGGCCAGCCCGCTGCTGAGGCCCTGAAGAATCTGCAACTGCCCACCGGCTTCAAGGCCGAGCTCATCGCCGCTGAACCGGAAGTGGTACAGCCAATCGCCATGACCTGGGATGAGCGTGGCCGCCTGTGGGTGATCGAGGGCAACAGCTACCCGAAACCGCGCGAGCTGGGCGCAGGTCAGGATCGCATCTTGATCTTTGAGGATGCAGATGGAAACGGCAGCTTTGAAAAGCGCACCGTCTTCGCGGAAGGCATCAGCCTCGCCAGCGGCATCGAGATCGGTTTCGGCGGCGTCTGGGTGGGCGCGGCTCCTTACTTCATGTTCATCCCGGATGTGGATCGTGATGATAAACCGGATGCCATGCATGCCGGATACGAAGCCAACCAGACGCCCAAAGTCCCGGGCCTCAAATTCACCGCTTACGCCTTGCTGGATGGCTGGGGCAGCCAGGATACGCATGAGACGCTGAATAGCTTTATCTGGGGTCCAGACGGCTGGCTGTATGGTTGCCATGGGGTCTTTACACACTCAAAGGTAGGTAAAGTGGGCACGCCCGATGACCAGCGCGTGCCGCTGAATGCAGGCGTCTGGCGCTACCACCCGGTGCGGCATCAGTTCGAAGTTTTTGCGCATGGGACGAGCAATCCCTGGGGGCTGGACTATGACCAGCATGGCGAATTTTTCGTCACGGCCTGCGTGATTCCTCACCTTTATCACATTGTGCCCGGGGGGCGTTATCACCGGCAGGGCGGACAGCATTTTAACCCCCACACGTATGAGGATATCAAGACCATCGCCGATCATGCACACTTCGCAGGCAGCGTGAAGGACAACGCCCACTGGGGCGCGCGTAAGGATGGAGGCATCGTGGCAGACGATACGAACCAGGCCGGCGGCGGCCATGCCCACTGCGGCCTCGCCATTTACCAAAGCAACCAGTTCCCCGCCATTTACCGGAACCAACTCCTGTTTGGCAACCTGCATGGGCACCGTCTGGTGAACAATTACCTGGACCCCAAAGGCAGCACCTACATCGGTCGGCACGGCAGTGACTTCATGCGGTCTAACGACATGCATTTCATCCCCGTGACACAAAAGGTCGGCCCCGATGGCTCTCTGTATGTGAGCGACTGGAGTGACAAGCAGGTGTGCCACCGTGGCAGCAACGCCATCGAGATGTGGGACCGCAGCAATGGGCGCATTTATCGAATTAGCTATCGCGAAGGTGGCGTGGGCACTCTTGCCCGCATCGAAAAGAATGGCGGCGAAGCCGCGATATCAAACGAAGTGGACAAGAGTTCCGAAGGCAGCCGTAAGGCAATCCGCGCTCCTCTCAATGCCGCAGCACGCGAGTTCAACTTCCCGAAAGCACCGTTCGACCTGACAAAGGAAAACTTTGTGACGTTGACCAAACTGGCAGTGCAAACTGAAAACGAGTGGTTCTCAAGAATGGCGCGGAGGGTAATCATGGAGCGTGTAGCCGGAACTTCTCCGTTCATCGCTGGAGAGGACTTTCGCGAGGCGGAACAGGTTCTCTTATCTTCAGGGGCGAGCACGGCGGAATCACTTCGTTGTATTTGGGGTCAAGCTGCGTTTGGCTCGGAAACAACAACCGGGGATTATCGAGGCTACCTATCTCATCCCAATGAACGCACCCAGGTTCAAGCAATCAGAATGGTGAAAGAGATCCTTTTGAACAATCTTGTGTCCCCTGCTGGTTCTCCGCGAGAAGTAGCCGAGCCTTACAAGACCTGGTATGGCAGCCTTCGCCCATTGGCCCAAAATTCCCCTTCTGCGATTGTGCGACGGGAGCTCGCCTCGCTTGTCATCGCTCTTCCAACAGATCTGTCTTTAAAGACCGAACTCGCCACCGCCCTACTCCAACGAGCTGAGGACAAAGAAGATCCCTACATCCCACTGCTCATCTGGTATGGTATTGAGCCCGTGGTTGGGGCAGATGCGAAGGTGGGGCTAGAACTGGCGAAGGCATCCAAGATGCCGAAGGTGACGGAGTTCATCTATCGCCGTGTAGGAGCGGAAGAAGCCGGGCGCAAGGCTCTACTGAGCATCGCGGCTGAGTCAGCAGATTCAGCTCAGCGGGAGGCGCTGCTGCGCACCGTGGTGGAAGCAGCGCGGGCAGGCAATAAGGTGATGCTGCCCAATGAATGGGCTTTGATGAAAAGAAAATTAGGTGAGTCACTTCTCATTGCGGAGCTGGAGGCTTTCATGGGGGTGGAGGCGAGTGTGGCGGTGTATCGCCAAAAGCTCAGCTCGCAGGCCTCGTTGACGGAACGGGAAGCAGCGCTGCGCATTTTGATGCAGGTGCGAGATCCACAGACGGCGGGACTTCTGCATCAGGTGATCCAGAGTGGTGACAAGGCGATTTTACGCCGGGCCATTCAGGCGCTGGCCACACTTCCACATGAGGGCACTCCGGCCTTGCTGCTGGCGAAGTTTTCCAGCTTCGATGCCACAGCTCAAAACGATGCCATCAACACCCTGACTACCACTCCGGCTGGGGCGCGGGGACTACTGCTGGCGGTGAAGGACGGGAAGGTTTCGCGTTCCTTGCTTTCACCTTTCCTGGCTCGGCAGATGGATACGCTGAAGGATGAGCAGGTGAAGGCGCTGATCAAAGAAGTCTGGGGCGATCTGAATGCCCCGAAGGCGGACCTGGAGCAGCGCAAGGTGAAGTTCCGCACCACGCTTTCGCCGGCGGCCCTGGCCAAGGCGGACGCCATCAAGGGCAAGATGATCTTCACGGCCACCTGTGGAACATGCCATCGTTTGTTAGGCGAAGGGCAGGACGTGGGCCCGGATTTGACCGGATCCAACCGTGCCGATTTGGACTACCTGCTGGACAACGTGCTGGACCCCAATGCGGTCATCGGCAAAGACTACCAACTCAATGTCTTTGAGCTCAATGATGGCCGCATCGCCAGCGGGGTGATCAAGGAGGAAACAGCGGCCGCTTACCGGGTCACGCTGCCGGGAGGCATCGAGCAGATCGTGAAAAAGGCCGAGGTGAAAAAGCGCACGCTTTCCCCCATGAGCACGATGCCGGAAGGACTCTTTGATGCTCTGCCTGCGGACATGCTGCTGGATCTGGTGAAATACTTGCAAAGCGGGGCCACTTTGGCGAGCAAAGGCGGCTCAGAGACGGCTTTGGTCACGGGTGCCATTGAGGGGGAAAACCTGAAGGTGGAAGCCACAGACGGCAGCACTCGTTCCCAGAATATGGGTGCATTCAAAGGTGGCCAATGGAGCGGCGGCAAGCACCTCTGGTGGACGGGCGCCAAGGTGGCCAGCACGCTGAAGATCACGTTTCAGGTGGCCGAAGCAGGCAAGAAGAAAGTATATGCCGTTTTCACCCAAGCGCCCGATTACGCCGTCGTCAGTTTTAAGGTGAACGGTAACTCCAGCGCCCTCGGTCCCGTGGATCTCTACAATCCTGCGGTCGTCAATACAGCGGAACAACTCATCGGCGAATTTGAGTTCAAGCCCGGAGAACAGACGCTGGAAGTGATGATAGACGGAAAAAATCCGGCAGCCAAACCGGCGCTGATGTTTGCCCTGGATTACCTTCGGGTGGAGTGA
- the gatC gene encoding Asp-tRNA(Asn)/Glu-tRNA(Gln) amidotransferase subunit GatC — translation MPTPEINIAHIAKLSRLALTPEEATAYTAQLSLILGHIDQLSNYPLDAEPSAHAMPVFDVVRPDVARPGFTQEEALANAPQRAMDQFRINKVVGEE, via the coding sequence ATGCCGACTCCAGAGATCAACATCGCGCACATTGCCAAGCTATCCCGCCTCGCCCTCACGCCTGAGGAAGCCACGGCCTATACCGCCCAGCTTTCCCTGATCCTCGGCCACATTGACCAGCTCAGCAATTACCCTCTGGATGCCGAGCCCAGCGCCCATGCGATGCCCGTCTTTGACGTGGTGCGCCCCGATGTGGCCCGGCCCGGCTTTACCCAGGAGGAGGCCCTGGCCAATGCACCCCAGCGCGCCATGGACCAGTTCCGCATCAATAAAGTGGTAGGGGAGGAATGA
- a CDS encoding alpha/beta hydrolase: MSRLSSLLSLALLAATAFAHAAEPAKVRLWPEGAPGAKGQEDKDQPFVYVWPAAKEKANGAAFVVCPGGGYGGLAADHEGKQVAKWFNGIGVSAFVLHYRLGSQGYHYPTQLMDVQRAIRHVRANAKEYGIDPNRIGIIGFSAGGHLSSMAATLFDEKPEGMTNDAVDQVSARPDVAAPTYAVISMIDDFAHSGSRKNLLGPNNTDEMARKVSTNLQVTPKTPATFLFQTDEDTVVPAENAVSFYLACRKNGVPAELHSYRPGPHGVGLFLGDPVLGTWSGHLRDWLRNQGFLSPKPKAAVSGKLKVNGTPVSWGSIVFTSDDPSAPVACARVMHGNFKLDEKTGPVVGKVKLRVSYSAADVAGLNTPDGTAATHEQKPGSGDWVLEIQPGDNKLELNVER, encoded by the coding sequence ATGTCCCGACTTTCCAGCCTTCTCAGCCTCGCCCTTCTCGCCGCAACCGCTTTTGCTCACGCGGCAGAGCCCGCCAAGGTTCGTCTATGGCCCGAAGGGGCACCGGGGGCCAAGGGGCAGGAGGATAAGGACCAGCCGTTTGTGTACGTCTGGCCTGCGGCGAAGGAAAAGGCGAATGGTGCGGCCTTTGTGGTCTGCCCTGGGGGGGGCTACGGAGGCTTGGCAGCGGATCACGAGGGCAAGCAGGTGGCCAAGTGGTTCAATGGCATCGGCGTCTCGGCCTTCGTGTTGCACTATCGGTTAGGCAGCCAGGGTTATCATTACCCCACCCAGCTCATGGATGTGCAGCGCGCCATCCGCCATGTGCGGGCGAATGCGAAGGAATACGGCATTGACCCGAACCGCATCGGCATCATCGGTTTTTCCGCCGGTGGGCATCTCAGTTCCATGGCCGCGACGCTCTTTGATGAAAAGCCTGAGGGCATGACGAATGATGCCGTGGACCAAGTGAGCGCCCGCCCCGATGTGGCTGCTCCGACGTATGCGGTGATCTCCATGATCGACGACTTTGCCCACTCCGGTTCGCGCAAAAATCTGCTCGGGCCTAACAACACGGATGAAATGGCGCGCAAGGTGAGCACCAACTTGCAGGTGACGCCGAAGACCCCGGCGACTTTCCTTTTCCAAACGGATGAGGACACCGTGGTGCCTGCTGAAAATGCTGTGAGCTTTTACCTCGCCTGCCGCAAAAACGGCGTGCCTGCGGAGCTACACAGCTACCGCCCCGGTCCCCATGGCGTGGGCCTTTTCCTGGGAGACCCCGTGCTGGGCACCTGGAGCGGTCACCTGCGTGACTGGCTGCGCAATCAGGGTTTCCTCAGCCCAAAACCGAAGGCGGCCGTGAGTGGCAAGCTGAAGGTGAACGGCACGCCCGTGAGCTGGGGCAGCATCGTTTTTACTTCGGATGATCCTTCCGCGCCTGTGGCCTGTGCACGGGTGATGCATGGCAACTTCAAGCTGGATGAGAAAACCGGCCCGGTGGTGGGCAAGGTGAAGCTGCGCGTGAGCTACAGTGCTGCCGATGTGGCGGGCCTGAATACCCCCGACGGCACTGCGGCAACGCATGAGCAAAAGCCCGGCAGTGGTGACTGGGTGCTGGAGATCCAGCCCGGTGACAATAAGCTGGAATTGAATGTGGAGCGATAG
- a CDS encoding right-handed parallel beta-helix repeat-containing protein translates to MTRSLTDKLLKSVFFLLLMAGALHGQVPTFVVSNGNNSGAGSLRQAIADANVAGGNPTITFDAAAFATPQVITLASSLSVTTSMTVQGPGAGLVTISGNNSVRVWVVSGGASFTLRDVTVSNGSDTGGAGLLIGSTCNLTLFQCVISNNVSSATGGGILHQGGGGTITIDRSSFIANATSSSTGGAGIESAAVTNRISNTTFSGQLADTSGACYRNSGAGVASFFTNCTFSGNTAAATGGGAIRIQTGIGNLLVLNHCTITNNRAVTGTGGGISVASGVPLLLNNCLVADNYIGGFPSTTRSDVNGPILEASSNNLIGSDSDITGISNGTNGNILGTAGVPVDPLVGVLSDNGGPTQTHALLQGSPAINVGATPSETQSVFLSNNSGGTFTLTFNGQTTSSLSGTSTAAVVQAALEALPAVGLGNVVVQRIGTRYVVTFTGILAAANQPELISNTVGGLTVTVSTFAEGELPAFDQRGSGFLRAVGVVDIGALEVERGFNILANTVTADEGTGGTSTAFNFTVSRIGSTVGATTVDYTVIGSGVNPANAADFGGTFPSGTVTIADGQISAPVTVINVSHDSLVENNETFEVVLSNPAALYTIATGTATSTITNDDTATVSIAKINDGGELAVPQDGLLRVTQSVVSASDTVLSYSVTGTATPSTDYTALSGSVTILAGQLTADIVVDVLNDANPSEVLETVIVTLTAVTGGSPGVALGSPTSATVDIAAEASSGSVTVPVSSLLGDTVTGNGAPGTDGTTNIGNFDILRRGGFFAENGDLVFPGSLQVGTGLPAVTLNNSQGIWKRTGSGLSLIARTGTVVPDIVGTVFDYLPIVPAITDAGEITILASLRIGVGGVTVNDDTGIWSEVGGGGLSLVLREGDAVPGLAGVLVGRLATGAYATATTGATTGETAFSVTFKGASTDTAILRASISGAAVSVQVVARENSPAPGTALQFGNIAGSYSDPARMDATGNLVFAALTKPGNKEGLWYQPVGGSLAKVLRADDIAPGTGGATFSRIQRPSIGSNGRIAFRAMLNANGDNSASLRNDGIWFGDAANPASFTCILRRGDTNATVTGLTATQKVGNVWGGWLSNGNRGAWKGWVDMDGNGTSAAPTDVHGIYANTSGTMELIVKVGDAAPGVAGATFTGFDLPLVGGQEQAAFLGIITGPGVTSANNQGLWCEGANGGGLSLVLRSGDVITTTQGAKTIQAIDFPGSGQTDRRWEQPVMDSNGRILMNVIFTDGSSSQLISP, encoded by the coding sequence ATGACCCGTTCATTAACCGATAAGTTGTTAAAATCCGTCTTTTTTCTGTTACTCATGGCGGGGGCGCTGCATGGGCAGGTGCCCACCTTTGTTGTTAGCAATGGCAATAATAGTGGTGCTGGCTCGCTACGTCAGGCGATCGCTGATGCGAACGTTGCGGGTGGTAATCCCACCATCACCTTTGATGCCGCAGCATTCGCCACACCTCAGGTCATCACGTTGGCCTCCAGCTTATCGGTGACCACTTCCATGACCGTTCAGGGGCCTGGCGCTGGCTTGGTGACGATTTCCGGCAACAACTCAGTCCGTGTTTGGGTGGTGAGCGGAGGAGCTTCCTTCACGCTGCGGGATGTGACGGTGAGCAATGGTTCCGACACTGGTGGAGCGGGCCTGTTGATCGGTTCGACCTGTAATCTTACGCTCTTCCAGTGTGTGATTTCCAACAACGTCAGTAGTGCCACGGGTGGTGGAATTTTGCATCAGGGCGGTGGAGGGACAATAACGATCGATAGATCGTCGTTCATTGCCAATGCCACGAGTAGCTCGACTGGCGGTGCCGGGATTGAATCAGCCGCCGTGACCAACAGGATCTCGAACACGACTTTCAGCGGCCAGCTCGCCGATACATCCGGGGCTTGCTATCGCAATTCCGGTGCAGGCGTCGCCAGTTTTTTCACGAACTGCACCTTCTCAGGCAATACCGCCGCAGCCACTGGTGGTGGTGCTATCCGGATTCAAACGGGTATCGGGAATCTTCTGGTGCTGAACCATTGTACGATCACCAATAACCGGGCCGTTACCGGGACAGGCGGGGGAATCAGTGTGGCCTCGGGTGTTCCTTTGCTTCTGAACAACTGCTTGGTGGCTGATAACTACATTGGTGGTTTTCCTAGCACGACCCGTTCTGATGTTAACGGCCCGATCCTTGAGGCGAGCTCCAACAACCTGATTGGCTCAGATAGCGATATCACAGGCATTTCGAATGGGACGAATGGGAACATCCTTGGAACCGCTGGTGTTCCTGTGGACCCACTCGTCGGCGTGCTCAGTGACAATGGAGGGCCCACACAGACTCATGCTTTGTTGCAGGGCAGCCCAGCGATCAATGTCGGCGCGACCCCATCAGAGACCCAGAGCGTGTTTTTGAGCAACAACTCAGGGGGCACCTTCACGCTGACGTTTAATGGCCAGACCACTTCTTCGTTGTCTGGCACCTCCACAGCAGCGGTCGTCCAGGCTGCACTTGAAGCTCTCCCCGCCGTGGGCCTTGGCAACGTTGTGGTGCAACGAATCGGTACACGCTATGTGGTCACTTTCACCGGTATTCTGGCGGCTGCCAACCAGCCTGAGCTGATTAGCAACACCGTAGGCGGACTCACGGTCACGGTTTCAACCTTCGCGGAAGGGGAACTGCCCGCCTTTGATCAGCGCGGCAGCGGCTTTTTACGTGCTGTAGGTGTTGTGGACATCGGTGCCCTGGAAGTAGAACGCGGGTTCAACATCCTTGCGAATACAGTAACTGCCGATGAGGGCACGGGCGGTACGAGCACCGCCTTCAACTTCACCGTGAGCCGCATAGGCTCCACGGTGGGAGCGACCACGGTGGACTACACCGTCATCGGCTCCGGCGTGAATCCGGCCAATGCGGCTGACTTTGGTGGCACTTTCCCCAGCGGCACAGTCACGATTGCGGATGGGCAAATCTCGGCCCCAGTCACGGTGATCAATGTCAGTCACGACTCCCTCGTGGAAAACAACGAAACCTTTGAAGTGGTCCTCAGCAATCCGGCTGCGCTTTACACCATCGCCACTGGCACGGCGACCTCCACCATCACCAATGACGACACGGCGACCGTCAGCATCGCAAAGATCAATGACGGCGGCGAACTGGCTGTGCCGCAAGATGGTCTCTTGCGTGTCACCCAGTCCGTGGTCAGCGCCAGCGACACCGTCCTCAGCTACAGCGTGACTGGCACGGCGACTCCCAGTACGGATTACACCGCTCTTTCCGGCAGCGTCACCATTCTGGCTGGTCAGCTCACGGCAGACATCGTGGTGGATGTGCTCAACGATGCGAATCCCTCAGAAGTTCTTGAAACGGTGATCGTCACTCTCACCGCCGTGACAGGTGGCAGCCCAGGGGTGGCCCTCGGTTCGCCGACCTCCGCCACGGTGGACATTGCGGCAGAAGCGAGTTCCGGATCGGTGACGGTGCCAGTCAGTTCGTTGCTCGGAGATACGGTGACGGGTAATGGCGCTCCAGGAACGGATGGCACAACCAACATTGGCAACTTCGACATTCTTCGTCGCGGGGGCTTCTTTGCGGAAAACGGTGATCTGGTTTTCCCTGGCTCTCTGCAGGTGGGCACGGGGTTGCCGGCAGTGACTTTGAACAATTCCCAGGGCATCTGGAAGCGCACCGGCAGCGGCTTGAGCCTGATAGCCCGCACGGGCACGGTGGTGCCAGACATTGTAGGGACCGTTTTTGACTATCTGCCTATCGTCCCTGCCATCACAGATGCGGGGGAGATCACCATCCTGGCCAGCCTGCGCATTGGCGTCGGCGGTGTGACTGTGAACGACGACACGGGCATCTGGAGTGAAGTCGGAGGCGGCGGGCTTAGCCTCGTCCTTCGTGAAGGAGATGCGGTTCCAGGTCTGGCGGGCGTCCTGGTGGGCCGTCTGGCCACAGGGGCTTATGCCACGGCTACCACGGGTGCGACGACGGGCGAAACAGCCTTCTCCGTTACCTTCAAAGGAGCCAGCACGGATACCGCCATCCTTCGCGCTAGCATCAGTGGCGCTGCGGTCTCCGTTCAGGTGGTGGCCCGCGAAAACAGCCCGGCTCCTGGCACCGCCCTGCAGTTTGGCAACATCGCCGGCAGCTATTCAGACCCTGCTCGCATGGATGCTACAGGGAACCTGGTCTTTGCCGCACTGACAAAGCCTGGCAACAAGGAAGGCCTTTGGTACCAGCCAGTCGGCGGCAGTTTGGCGAAGGTGCTGAGGGCCGATGACATCGCCCCTGGTACCGGTGGAGCTACCTTCAGCAGGATCCAGCGCCCTTCCATCGGCAGCAATGGCCGCATCGCCTTCCGCGCGATGCTGAATGCGAATGGCGACAACAGCGCCAGCCTCCGCAATGACGGTATCTGGTTCGGCGATGCGGCCAATCCGGCCAGCTTCACCTGCATCCTCCGTCGCGGCGATACGAATGCCACGGTGACGGGCCTCACGGCGACACAGAAAGTTGGCAACGTCTGGGGCGGCTGGCTGAGCAATGGCAACCGCGGGGCCTGGAAGGGCTGGGTGGACATGGATGGCAATGGCACCAGTGCCGCGCCTACGGACGTCCACGGTATCTATGCCAACACTTCAGGCACGATGGAGCTGATCGTCAAAGTAGGCGATGCAGCTCCGGGTGTCGCGGGTGCGACTTTCACTGGTTTTGACTTGCCACTCGTCGGCGGTCAGGAGCAGGCGGCATTCCTGGGGATCATCACCGGTCCGGGGGTCACCAGTGCGAATAACCAGGGCCTTTGGTGCGAAGGTGCCAATGGTGGCGGGCTGTCCCTGGTGCTGCGCTCTGGAGATGTCATCACCACCACCCAGGGAGCCAAGACGATTCAGGCGATTGACTTCCCAGGCTCAGGCCAGACGGATCGCCGCTGGGAACAGCCAGTGATGGACAGCAATGGCCGCATCCTGATGAACGTCATCTTCACCGATGGCAGTAGCAGCCAGCTAATCTCGCCTTGA